In a single window of the Scophthalmus maximus strain ysfricsl-2021 chromosome 18, ASM2237912v1, whole genome shotgun sequence genome:
- the slc22a16 gene encoding solute carrier family 22 member 16, with amino-acid sequence MNVERIFDDLGHFNRYQACLYFAVVFQAIACGIHYLASVFLVDTPNFVCSPPGNITDILYGNLTASSLEDILPAFKSGTGPLVVRTAEGEQWELSRCRCALRTSPRDFAYDFDGNKTVKACDGNFVFDHTEIQQSIVTEWDLVCEKEWLAKLCQPTFMLGVLIGALVFGDIADRVGRVRILMITSLGQFVFGVAVAFSGNYYFFVSLRFLLAMVSSGYLVVVFVYVTEFTGIRVRTWTSMHVHAAFAVGIMVVALTGYLVRVWWIYQIILSLCTSPFLLFCWKFPETPFYLMAKGRCKDAQTLLDAIARFNGLECRLRADELLEPEKRENGRALLEQGADELPAQTDKKLSILDLFGSWRMAGRTCTVWAIWFIGSFGYYVFSLGSVNLGGNQYINLFLAGAVELPSYLVGCYAMDRIGRKNTCAPALLLAGVACMLIIVVPSDIEALVVVLSMTGKFAIAIAFGLIYLYTCELYPTIIRSLAVGSGSMMCRVGSVVAPFCVYLADVWTFLPQLIVGILAFIIGVLTLLLPETLGKPLTTTLGEAEALGSKKKDGLEMNQCESKA; translated from the exons ATGAACGTGGAGAGAATATTCGACGACCTCGGACATTTCAACAG aTACCAGGCATGTCTGTATTTTGCAGTGGTCTTCCAGGCCATTGCCTGTGGGATCCACTACCTGGCCTCCGTTTTCCTGGTGGACACTCCCAACTTTGTGTGCAGCCCGCCCGGCAATATCACAGATATCCTGTACGGTAACCTGACGGCATCCAGTCTGGAAGACATCCTGCCGGCCTTCAAATCGGGGACTGGGCCCCTGGTGGTGAGGACGGCTGAAGGAGAACAGTGGGAGCTCAGCCGCTGCCGCTGCGCCCTGCGCACCAGCCCCAGAGACTTCGCGTATGACTTTGATGGCAACAAAACAGTGAAAGCCTGTGATGGAAACTTTGTTTTTGACCACACCGAAATTCAACAAAGTATCGTGACGGAGTGGGACTTGGTGTGTGAGAAGGAGTGGCTGGCCAAGCTGTGCCAGCCCACCTTCATGCTGGGTGTGCTGATCGGAGCGCTGGTGTTTGGGGACATTGCTGACAG agtTGGCCGTGTGAGGATTCTGATGATCACCAGTCTCGGTCAGTTTGTGTTCGGCGTGGCTGTAGCGTTCTCTGGAAACTACTATTTTTTTGTGTCCCTCCGCTTCCTCCTTGCAATG GTGTCCAGTGGCTACCTTGTGGTGGTGTTTGTCTACGTCACGGAGTTCACCGGCATCAGGGTACGCACGTGGACTTCTATGCACGTGCACGCAGCCTTTGCAGTCGGGATCATGGTGGTGGCTCTGACGGGTTACCTGGTGCGGGTCTGGTGGATCTACCAGatcatcctctccctctgcacctCGCCCTTCCTGCTTTTCTGCTGGAAGTTCCCCGAGACGCCCTTTTACTTGATGGCAAAGGGCCGGTGCAAGGACGCCCAGACGCTGCTGGATGCGATAGCCCGCTTCAACGGCCTTGAATGCAGGCTGAGGGCAGATGAGCTCCTGGAGCCGGAGAAGAGGGAGAACGGCAGAGCTCTGCTGGAGCAGGGAGCGGACGAGCTGCCAGCGCAGACTGACAAGAAGCTGTCCATCCTGGATCTGTTTGGAAGCTGGAGGATGGCGGGCCGTACGTGCACAGTGTGGGCTATCTGGTTCATCGGCAGCTTTGGCTACTATGTTTTCTCTTTAGGATCCGTCAATCTAGGAGGAAACCAATACATTAACCTCTTCCTTGCTG GTGCAGTGGAGCTTCCCTCATATTTGGTTGGCTGTTACGCAATGGACCGGATTGGAAGGAAGAATACTTGTGCCCCAGCTCTGCTACTGGCCGGGGTCGCCTGTATGCTTATCATCGTGGTGCCTTCT gaCATCGAGGCCCTGGTCGTCGTTCTCAGCATGACAGGGAAGTTTGCCATCGCCATTGCCTTTGGTCTCATCTATTTGTACACCTGTGAGCTTTATCCAACCATCATCAG GTCTCTGGCAGTAGGTAGCGGCAGTATGATGTGCCGTGTTGGCAGTGTGGTGGCCCCCTTCTGTGTGTACCTGGCTGATGTTTGGACCTTCCTACCTCAG CTCATTGTGGGAATCCTGGCATTTATTATCGGAGTGCTGACGTTGCTGTTGCCTGAGACCCTGGGCAAACCTTTAACAACCACCTTGGGGGAAGCAGAAGCTctgggaagcaaaaaaaaggatgggTTGGAGATGAACCAATGTGAAAGCAAGGCCTGA